Genomic DNA from Romeriopsis navalis LEGE 11480:
CCCAACAAACTAACGATCGACAGCGCCAAGTCGATGCCCTCAGCAGCCTGGGACTCGCCTACGAAGATCAAAAAAACTACGACCAAGCAATCAACTTTCACCAACAAAGCGTTGCAATTGCGCAGTCACTTAAATCCCCCGAACGGCTCGCCAAAGCTCTGAACAATCAGGGCCATACACTCTATGCTGCAGGTCAACTCAAGCTGGCGATCGCCAGTCTGAATCAGGCGATTCAGCAACTCGAAAATCTCCGACCGGGCTTAACCGACACCTACAAAGTCTCACTTTTCGATACCCAGGTTTATAGCTACCAGCTCCTCCAACAAATCCTGATTGCCGACAATCAACCGGAAGCTGCCCTTGAGGCCTCTGAGCAGGGTCGGGCTCGCGCTTTTGCAGAATTATTACCCAGTCGCACGGGTCAATCAACTCAAACACCGATTAACATCCAGCAAATTCGTCAAATTGCCAAAACCCAGAATGCAACAATCGTCGAATATGGGCTGGTTCCCGATGATGAATTCAGTTTTCTCGGAAAACAGCGTGCAAAGACAGAACGCTTATTAATCTGGGTCGTCCAGCCCAATGGCAAAATTACACTGCGACAAGTTGATACGAAAACGAATCGCCAAACCCAAGGAACGTTGAATCAAATTGTCGCCACAGCGCGTTGCCTCAACCCAGCCCCCATTTGCCCCAGTGTTGAAGAGATTGCCAATACACGTGGTATTCGCATTAGTACGGTGCAACCGCAATCCAAACCGTCAACGCCAATCCCGGAAAATCCCGCAGCAACATCAACAAATCAAACACCTGATATTAAAAATGCATTGGTTTATCCTGGTTTGCCAGAATTGCACAAACTACTAATCGAACCAATTGCCGATCTGTTGCCCAATGATCCCCAGGCGCATGTTGTAATCATTCCACAGGAATCACTCTTTCTGATTCCCTTCCCGGCACTCGTAAATGCCCAAGGTGAGTATCTCGTCCAAAACCATACACTACTCAGTGCGCCATCGATTCAAGTTTTAGGCCTGACTCAGCGCCCCACTCAAGCCTGGACTAATCCCAACGAATTAGTCGTCCTCGGCAATCCGGCCCCCATGCCTGTGAACCTTGATCCGTTGCCAGCGGCTGGAGCAGAAGCGATCGCCGTGGCTCAAATGCTCAAAACCCAGCCACTGCTCGGGAAAGCGGCCACGCGCCAAAATCTACTGGGTCGTGTGAGTCAAGCAAAACTGATCCATCTGGCGACCCATGGTTTACTCGAATATGGACAAACCAATTCCCTGGATGCACCGGGCGCGATCGCCCTTGCTCAAACCCAGACAGAAAAAGATGCACTGCTAACCGCCACCGAAATTGCCCAATTGAAAACCCAAGCCGACTTAGTGGTGCTCAGTGCTTGCGATACTGGACGCGGCATCATCACGGGTGATGGCGTATTAGGCTTATCCCGATCGTGGATCGCCGCAGGGGCTTCAAGTATCATTGTCTCCCTTTGGGCCGTAAATGACCAATCAACGTCGTATCTGATGCAGGAATTTTATCAAGCACTTCAAATCCAGCCGGATCGGGCAATCGCCTTACGACAAGCAATGCTCAAAACTCGCGAGAAATACCCTTCGCCTTATGACTGGTCCGCCTTCACTCTGATGGGACAGGCCGGTGGATAAACGAGCCTGCTAAATGGACTTGCCAATACTTTTCTGCAAAAAACAAAGCATTTACGACAAATCAGAGTGATTTAGAAAGATGAAGAAAGCGGAAAGAGCCGATTGCCAAACTTCGCCGCAAGATCGAAATTTTAAGCTTTAGTAGTAAAGAGATGTCGTCGGATATTTAGACAGGTAGACTCATAGCAAATCTCAAAATTACTACAACAGGTCTGATCCCCGCTCATCTCCCTGGTGCCTTTCGCCAAATAAAAGGGGAATCACCAACTGTCGCAATTACAAAGTTGATTTGGTGTTACCGGTTTCTTGACGTAAATCCTGCCGCATTTGAAGTGATGTTGCTAAATATGTTGCTGGATTTTTGATTACTCGGTAATTTCGATAACCGCCTGAACATTACCCATGAATTTGCTGACGCTGAAATCGCCAATTCTTAGTGATCCCATCATCGTCGCTCGGTCGACCAGAGTGATCGATGCAATTGAGCAAATGGTTGCGAAACAGGCTACCTGCCCACTCCCTGACCTTAATCAACCTAATCCATCAGCGGATCGACAGACAGCGCCATCTACCTGTGTATTATTGTGTGAAGCGGAACAAGTAACTGGGATCTTTACGGCATGGGATGTCATTTGTTTGGTCGCAAAGCAAGCCACGATCGCTCACCTAATCTTAGGTGAAATTGCTCATCAACCCGCTACTACACGACACGCCTCCGAATTAACGGATCAACTGTCAGCGATTCACCTGTTACAGCAGCAAAAAGCGTCCCATTTGCCAATTGTGGATCAGTCCGATCAACTGCTGGGCCTGTTGACGGAGACTAGTGTAGGGCAATTCTCCCAGCCATTGGCTCCACTACGTCTACAGTCGGTGGCCGCATTGATGTGCCCTGCTGTTTACGTAACGCCAGACTGCACAATATTAGCGATCGCGCAGCTCATGGCCGATCACGATACGAGTTCGGTGGTCGTTGTGACATTTTCAGAGGCATTCCCAGAACCGCTCAACCCAGCCGAGCAAAGGCCAATTGGTTTGATTACAGCAGCGGATGTGGTGCAGTTAGTATCGCTCGCAGTCGACTTATCGCATGTTACCGCGAGTCAGGTAATCGGGCCGATTGTTACGGTCAATCCCGAGGACAGTTTGTGGTTAGCGCATCAACGGATGTCGCAGGATAGTTTTCGCCCTTTGGTCGTGACCGGCCCAGAAGGTAATTTACTTGGCCAGCTATCACAGCATGATTTGTTACAAGGGCTGAATCCGTTAGCACTCTACCAATTGAGTGAACATTTAGCGGCTCAGTTACCCGATGACACACCATTGCTAGTTGAATTACCCACCCGCCAACCGATTGAAGCCCAATTACATGCTAGTAAACAGCGCTATGCGTCACTAGTTGAAGCTTCTCCTGTGGGGATTTTGCATATAAATTTCGAGGGCATCTGTATCTATGCCAACGATCGCTACTGCGAGATTCTTGGCGTTGAGCCAGTGGCCATTATTGGACAACCTTGGTCACAATGTTGCCTTCCTAAGCGCCAATTACTGGCTCAGCCAGAACTTCAACAATCGCTATGTGCCACCCACCCTATAGCGGTTGAATATTCCATCGATCGCCCAGATGGGACGGAAGTCTGGGTCTATGCACAGTCAGCTGTGGATAATAACGTTGCAGCACAAGGATTGGGCCAGATCATCACGTTCACCGATATTAGCGATCGTAAACAGACCGAAATTGCCCTCCAAAAACTGATTGAAGGAACAGCCACGACCACTGGAGAGAATTTCTTTCCGGCATTGGTCACGCACATTGCCGCAGCGCTCGATGTTGCCCACGTCTTAGTGAGTGAATTGCATGGGGAAACGCTTCAGGTCTTAGCCCATTGGGGTAAAGCGGCACTTGTCTCACCTTTTGTGTACCCGGTTGCCAACACACCTTGTGAACGCGTCTTGCAGGATGGCCAGTTTTATTGTGAGGCGGACATTCAACAAGCATTTCCTAATGATTTAGCGATTATTCCAGCAGATGCCGCAAGTTATCTCGGGATTGTCCTACGCGATCGTCAGGGCCATCCCATCGGCAATCTCTGCCTCTTCAACCAAGCGCCGATTCGAAATTTTGCCCGCGTCGAAAAGTTAATGACTATCTTTGCTGCCCGTGCCGCCGCAGAGTTAGAGCGGCAGCAGGCAACACAAGCATTAGCGCGATTTAACCAAGATCTAGAAAATCGAGTGGCCGAACGCACTGCGGCACTCCAAGCCAGTCAACGCCGCTACACCAGTCTAGCGGCAGCGGTGCCCGTAGCGATTTTCCGCTTTGATACACCACTGAACTGCGTTTATGTTAACGATCGCTGGTGTCAGATGACCGGTCGATCGGCGGAGTCGGCTATGGAGTATGGCTGGCTGGAGGCATTACATCCTGACGATCGAGTGCTCAACATCGACCAATGGAATCGGGAGTACGCCCAAGCTCGCCTTGAAACTCTGATCATTCATGGCACAGAAGCCAGACATATTCACACAGATGGCCGCATTATTTGGTGTCATGTGAATGTGGCACAGGAGTTAGATGATAACGGGAATGTCGTGGGTTATGTCGGCACGCTGACCGATATTACCGATCGTAAAACTGCAGAACTCAGCTTGCAGGCAAGTCAATCCCAATTCCAACGCATGACCGAAAATGTGCCGGGCATGATTTATCGCTATGTTCTGCATCCGGACGGGACTGACCAATTGACCTATGTGAGTTCCCAGATTCGTGAGGTATTTGAAGTTGAACCGGCAACGGCACTCCAAGATGTCGCCCAAGTCTGGGCAAGGATTCACCCCGATGATATTCCCTGGCTGGGTGATGCGATTCGGGAGTCAGCGGCAACGCTAACCCCATTCACCAGTACTTATCGTCTGTGCCTACCGCACAAAGGGCGGCGTTGGGTCCAAAATTTTTCTCATGCAGAGCGCCTGGGCAATGGTGATGTGGTTTGGGACGGCATCGTCTCTGATATCACCGATCGCCAACAACAAGAGCAAGAACGGGAACGACTCCTCGAAATTATTGAGTCCACCTCCGACTACATTGCAGTCACCGATGCCGAAGGCTATATTTTGTGGCGCAACCAAGCATTAAAGAAATTCCAGCCTGA
This window encodes:
- a CDS encoding CHAT domain-containing tetratricopeptide repeat protein yields the protein MLHRWSRRLLKSTIGIITLAILFISSLCLPILTQAQTPDQPTAQIRSAPPARSRQLEQSLQSWQQSLQRYQAAGDIVGQRWSLSGLGTTLLALERYQAAVETFEQLLSLSQDPSQSPTKARTLSNIGIAQKHLGQYRQALQAHKTAGKIFHRLVDRRSLGQVLLNLGNAYAALGDYEKAEIAYQQSLKIARQYQNRASETLLLSNLGGLYATLGENRKAITFLRNSLNLQQQSQIVAGQAGTLLNLGSVHHAQRQIPPAIDYYQQTLKLAQQTNDRQRQVDALSSLGLAYEDQKNYDQAINFHQQSVAIAQSLKSPERLAKALNNQGHTLYAAGQLKLAIASLNQAIQQLENLRPGLTDTYKVSLFDTQVYSYQLLQQILIADNQPEAALEASEQGRARAFAELLPSRTGQSTQTPINIQQIRQIAKTQNATIVEYGLVPDDEFSFLGKQRAKTERLLIWVVQPNGKITLRQVDTKTNRQTQGTLNQIVATARCLNPAPICPSVEEIANTRGIRISTVQPQSKPSTPIPENPAATSTNQTPDIKNALVYPGLPELHKLLIEPIADLLPNDPQAHVVIIPQESLFLIPFPALVNAQGEYLVQNHTLLSAPSIQVLGLTQRPTQAWTNPNELVVLGNPAPMPVNLDPLPAAGAEAIAVAQMLKTQPLLGKAATRQNLLGRVSQAKLIHLATHGLLEYGQTNSLDAPGAIALAQTQTEKDALLTATEIAQLKTQADLVVLSACDTGRGIITGDGVLGLSRSWIAAGASSIIVSLWAVNDQSTSYLMQEFYQALQIQPDRAIALRQAMLKTREKYPSPYDWSAFTLMGQAGG